One segment of Campylobacter hominis ATCC BAA-381 DNA contains the following:
- a CDS encoding DDE-type integrase/transposase/recombinase, with translation MEYVRRYSLENKISFDPFDLQADISQSTFYRHANKLIKKDADVRNFLRGGLDALGDMNISVKRDYLNENEEWQIDATKYDFMCLNEMGEPQRYEAIGMIDVASGKLVYELAESPNSYANVRLLKKAFLKMGRPGYIKGDNGKDYVSKHFQGVLARLGVSYIAAAPFKGYQKGVIERAHGVMQNFFENLPGFIGHNAGERIKKENEALEKSKRLSGVKTNITNLLTKAEMQATIDRYCERKSKFSKDVDSGWFDERVFGKSYGRVLNAGGININNMIYQSLELYKNLKIGDSVEVIEDIDDISKMYVYAKGEFVCVVEDDERQNISAEKLKKAKKEYHKENIAPVKNYIKSLRDEKDAYYKKIAKQNLDEKMK, from the coding sequence ATGGAATATGTAAGAAGATATTCGCTGGAAAATAAAATTTCTTTTGATCCGTTTGATTTACAAGCCGATATCTCTCAAAGCACATTTTATCGCCACGCAAATAAACTAATCAAAAAAGACGCGGATGTGAGAAACTTTCTAAGGGGCGGGCTTGACGCGCTTGGCGATATGAATATAAGCGTAAAAAGAGACTATCTTAATGAAAACGAAGAGTGGCAGATAGATGCTACAAAGTATGACTTTATGTGTCTGAATGAAATGGGCGAACCGCAACGATATGAGGCAATAGGAATGATAGATGTCGCAAGCGGAAAGCTAGTATATGAGCTTGCGGAGTCGCCAAACTCTTACGCTAATGTAAGACTTCTAAAAAAGGCTTTTTTAAAAATGGGACGCCCGGGGTATATAAAGGGCGATAACGGAAAAGACTATGTAAGTAAGCACTTTCAAGGTGTTTTAGCAAGACTTGGCGTAAGCTATATAGCAGCAGCTCCGTTTAAAGGCTATCAAAAAGGAGTAATAGAAAGAGCGCATGGTGTTATGCAAAACTTTTTCGAAAATCTGCCGGGATTTATCGGTCATAACGCAGGCGAGAGAATAAAAAAAGAGAATGAAGCGCTTGAAAAAAGCAAGAGATTAAGCGGAGTAAAGACAAATATAACAAATCTTTTAACAAAAGCCGAAATGCAGGCAACGATAGACAGATACTGCGAAAGAAAGTCTAAATTCAGTAAAGATGTGGATAGCGGCTGGTTTGATGAGAGAGTATTTGGTAAGAGCTACGGAAGGGTGCTAAATGCAGGCGGAATAAATATAAATAATATGATTTATCAAAGCTTAGAACTTTATAAAAATTTAAAAATCGGCGACAGCGTGGAAGTGATAGAGGATATTGATGATATTTCTAAGATGTATGTGTATGCAAAAGGCGAGTTTGTCTGCGTTGTAGAAGATGACGAACGACAAAACATAAGCGCTGAAAAACTCAAAAAAGCTAAAAAAGAGTATCACAAAGAAAACATCGCTCCTGTAAAGAACTATATAAAATCTTTGCGTGATGAAAAAGACGCTTATTATAAAAAGATAGCTAAACAAAATTTAGATGAAAAAATGAAATGA
- a CDS encoding helix-turn-helix domain-containing protein, translating to MWLNSKEAAEILGIKYDTLQKSINRANKISKKICLIKCNKLLFKYADGVGRGGKTLQIWLDDEKTADEKEIYSDNLSCKGDNLGSDSVSGGNETYDEINTFEAGSNEINNRETVKVDKNTGNNKKACNGSKKSTAKSSKNKKPAKMTGKYSHIKTLDEKQKLEVIAYAKKHSVKVATEFFGISNKNIYRWIKEFENGGIKEIKDGRGKKSERIKP from the coding sequence ATGTGGTTAAACAGTAAAGAAGCGGCTGAAATTTTGGGTATTAAATACGACACACTGCAAAAATCTATAAATAGAGCCAACAAAATAAGCAAAAAAATTTGCCTTATAAAGTGTAATAAATTACTCTTTAAATATGCTGACGGCGTAGGTCGTGGTGGCAAAACTCTTCAAATTTGGCTGGACGATGAAAAAACAGCCGATGAAAAAGAGATTTATAGTGATAACCTAAGCTGCAAGGGTGATAATTTGGGTAGCGATTCAGTAAGCGGTGGCAATGAGACATACGATGAGATAAACACCTTTGAAGCAGGTAGTAATGAGATAAACAATCGTGAAACTGTTAAAGTCGATAAAAATACAGGCAATAACAAAAAAGCATGTAACGGCTCTAAAAAAAGTACTGCAAAGAGTTCTAAAAATAAAAAACCTGCAAAAATGACAGGCAAATACAGCCATATAAAAACTCTTGATGAAAAACAAAAATTAGAAGTTATAGCTTATGCGAAAAAACACTCTGTAAAGGTAGCAACCGAGTTTTTTGGCATAAGTAATAAAAATATATATAGATGGATTAAAGAGTTTGAAAATGGCGGTATAAAAGAGATAAAAGACGGGCGCGGCAAAAAATCAGAGCGGATCAAACCTTAA
- a CDS encoding DUF7768 domain-containing protein, whose product MAKLVFVSTPYASIKCKDRDKNYIAKNIALEACHQVRLNGYEPISPVLAWMDVYSELEREKVMKNCEELMRACRYYYFYPCEFSQNSKGMAYERKIARELGVTELKFSIFD is encoded by the coding sequence ATGGCAAAACTTGTATTTGTTTCTACCCCCTACGCTTCCATAAAATGTAAGGATAGAGATAAAAACTATATAGCAAAAAATATAGCTCTTGAAGCGTGTCATCAGGTGCGCCTAAACGGCTATGAGCCGATCAGTCCGGTGCTAGCGTGGATGGACGTGTATTCAGAGCTTGAACGCGAAAAGGTGATGAAAAACTGCGAAGAGCTTATGAGAGCCTGCAGATATTATTATTTTTATCCTTGCGAGTTTTCGCAAAACAGCAAAGGTATGGCTTACGAGCGAAAAATAGCTCGTGAGCTCGGAGTTACGGAGCTGAAATTCAGTATTTTTGATTAA
- a CDS encoding XRE family transcriptional regulator: MELSNRIKQLRDIKGWTQQELADYSGVSIDSIKGYESKKTKNITTENLNKIAKAFDLNISNFYNNDLSVSEIEKCPLGVHKSSVSDKKSVVTPPNLKMSQDNFSVPYFDDVYASAGGGYINDENPPKMIEFSKSFLRDYLGTVEFSRLNIIKSKGDSMEPTIPKNALLFIRLGDVEEGQICVARIDDELYVKRLQKRPVVKLISDNPDYDPITLQPDENFEIIGCVIGYIKKF, translated from the coding sequence ATGGAATTATCAAATAGAATAAAACAATTGAGAGATATAAAAGGTTGGACGCAGCAAGAGTTAGCTGATTATTCTGGTGTTTCTATTGACAGCATAAAAGGATACGAGTCAAAAAAAACAAAAAATATCACAACTGAAAATTTAAACAAAATTGCAAAAGCTTTTGATTTAAATATATCAAATTTTTATAATAATGATTTGTCCGTTAGTGAGATAGAAAAATGTCCGTTAGGAGTCCATAAGTCGTCCGTTAGTGATAAAAAAAGTGTCGTTACTCCCCCAAACCTTAAAATGTCACAGGACAACTTTTCCGTCCCATATTTTGATGATGTCTATGCAAGCGCGGGAGGCGGCTACATAAATGATGAAAACCCGCCTAAAATGATTGAATTCTCCAAGTCCTTTTTACGAGACTATCTCGGAACTGTCGAGTTTTCAAGGCTTAATATCATCAAAAGCAAAGGTGACAGTATGGAGCCTACAATTCCAAAAAATGCGCTTTTATTTATTCGTCTTGGAGATGTCGAGGAAGGTCAAATCTGCGTAGCTAGAATAGATGATGAACTCTATGTCAAAAGACTTCAAAAACGCCCCGTAGTTAAGCTTATTAGCGATAATCCCGACTATGACCCGATTACTCTACAACCGGATGAAAATTTTGAGATAATAGGTTGTGTTATAGGATACATAAAGAAGTTTTAA
- a CDS encoding AAA family ATPase, protein MALSEKAKNALNEYKKNGGSYRKLATLLKVNASYISLALNGWGDYDLSNEGKNEIEKKISDFFSSKQLKISSQYDEICEDSDIVPFRNTVVIIASVIKAIKQRALMKIVGKSGTGKTTAINALSKKLPQSIVITAFAGMNKKDLLESIAFKLGVMPKRTGISHLIEAIKDGLSGGNRVLIIDEANFISTVSLEQIRYLQDMTKTPIILVGTENLEKEIAKSHEQVATRIRNTHEALRVFGDDEVEMLFEKENIKIDKKTADKVWKRCKNLREVKYALDDLNEIYKGDIAKIDAVLPRSYYE, encoded by the coding sequence ATGGCGTTAAGCGAAAAAGCAAAAAATGCTCTTAACGAGTATAAGAAAAACGGTGGAAGTTATAGAAAGCTTGCTACTTTACTAAAAGTAAATGCTTCTTACATTTCTTTAGCGTTAAACGGCTGGGGGGATTATGATTTAAGCAATGAAGGTAAAAATGAGATTGAAAAAAAGATAAGCGATTTTTTCAGTTCAAAGCAGCTTAAAATTTCAAGTCAATATGATGAAATTTGCGAAGACAGCGACATAGTGCCTTTCAGAAACACGGTTGTAATAATAGCAAGTGTGATAAAGGCGATAAAACAACGAGCGTTGATGAAAATAGTAGGCAAAAGCGGCACCGGAAAGACAACTGCTATAAACGCTTTATCGAAAAAACTTCCTCAAAGCATAGTAATAACAGCGTTTGCAGGGATGAATAAAAAAGATTTGCTTGAGAGTATTGCTTTTAAGCTTGGTGTAATGCCAAAAAGAACAGGCATTTCTCACTTAATCGAAGCGATAAAAGATGGGTTAAGTGGCGGAAATAGAGTTCTAATAATCGATGAAGCAAATTTTATAAGCACGGTGAGTTTGGAGCAAATCAGATATCTGCAAGATATGACAAAAACTCCGATAATTTTAGTGGGAACTGAAAATTTGGAAAAAGAGATAGCAAAAAGCCACGAGCAAGTAGCAACCAGAATACGAAACACGCACGAAGCTTTGAGAGTTTTTGGTGATGATGAAGTGGAAATGCTATTTGAAAAAGAAAACATAAAAATAGACAAAAAAACAGCGGATAAGGTATGGAAAAGGTGCAAAAATCTAAGAGAGGTTAAATACGCACTTGATGATTTAAATGAAATTTATAAAGGCGACATCGCAAAAATAGATGCCGTTTTACCAAGGAGTTATTATGAATAG
- the nfo gene encoding deoxyribonuclease IV, with protein sequence MKRIGAHVSASGGVSNAPLNAAKIGADAFALFVKNQRQWSAKPLENQEIENFKQNLKISKILPEHILAHDSYLINLGHPNLQNRQKSLETFIDEINRCEILGIRLLNFHPGSHLKLISEQECLKNIAESINKALANTNRVKLVIENTAGQGSNLGYHFDQIAFIIKNVSDKSRIGVCIDTCHAFAGGYDFRTKAAYEKTMSEFDAKIGYKFLSGMHLNDTKNELGIRKDRHESLGKGFLGLESFENIMNDKNIDEIPMILETIDETIWPDEIKILRNLIKGN encoded by the coding sequence TTGAAACGAATAGGAGCTCATGTAAGTGCAAGTGGCGGTGTATCAAACGCACCTTTGAATGCCGCTAAAATCGGTGCCGATGCATTTGCTCTGTTTGTAAAAAATCAAAGACAATGGAGTGCAAAACCTCTTGAAAATCAAGAAATTGAGAATTTCAAACAAAATTTAAAAATTTCTAAAATTTTACCTGAGCATATTTTGGCTCACGACAGTTATCTTATAAATCTTGGTCATCCAAATTTACAAAATCGTCAAAAAAGTCTGGAGACTTTTATTGATGAAATAAATCGTTGTGAAATTTTAGGCATAAGACTTTTAAACTTTCATCCGGGCTCGCATTTAAAGTTAATTAGCGAGCAAGAATGTCTTAAAAATATAGCGGAAAGCATAAATAAAGCGCTTGCAAATACAAACAGAGTAAAACTTGTCATAGAAAATACGGCAGGGCAGGGCTCTAATCTGGGTTATCATTTTGATCAAATAGCTTTTATTATAAAAAATGTGAGTGATAAATCTCGTATCGGCGTATGTATCGATACTTGCCATGCTTTTGCAGGCGGATATGATTTTCGCACGAAAGCGGCTTATGAGAAAACTATGAGCGAGTTTGATGCAAAAATCGGTTATAAATTTTTGAGCGGAATGCATTTAAATGACACAAAAAATGAACTTGGAATTAGAAAAGATCGTCACGAAAGTCTAGGTAAGGGCTTTTTGGGGCTGGAAAGTTTTGAAAATATAATGAATGATAAAAATATTGATGAAATTCCAATGATTTTGGAGACTATAGATGAAACTATCTGGCCTGACGAAATCAAAATTTTAAGAAACTTAATAAAAGGAAATTAA
- a CDS encoding LysE family translocator, giving the protein MQEILSGIIFGIGVSVPIGPVNILIMSYALKSYKKAFFLGLGAMGADALYLTLLSFGILKFLNSPTGFKILAVFGAIFLTYMAILILKNSKSNIKTQKTDSFSLFGIFVKGFLINLSNPYVIAFWLSSAAVLSYMGGNFILTLFGLIIGIFLWISLFPLVIFKARKVIGEKIANLFSYISAFILIFFSIILIFRTFWET; this is encoded by the coding sequence GTGCAGGAAATATTAAGCGGAATTATTTTTGGAATAGGTGTTAGTGTGCCGATTGGACCTGTAAATATCTTAATAATGTCATATGCGCTGAAAAGTTATAAAAAAGCGTTTTTTCTTGGACTTGGAGCGATGGGTGCGGATGCACTTTATCTTACGCTTTTAAGTTTCGGCATATTGAAATTTCTTAATTCACCGACCGGCTTTAAAATTTTAGCTGTTTTCGGTGCAATTTTTTTGACTTATATGGCAATATTGATTTTAAAAAACTCAAAATCAAATATAAAAACGCAAAAAACGGACAGTTTTTCTTTATTCGGTATTTTTGTAAAAGGATTTCTTATAAATTTGTCAAATCCTTATGTGATAGCATTTTGGTTAAGTAGTGCCGCTGTTTTGAGTTATATGGGCGGAAATTTTATACTTACATTGTTTGGACTGATAATAGGAATTTTTCTTTGGATTAGTTTATTTCCGCTTGTAATTTTCAAGGCACGCAAAGTTATAGGCGAAAAAATCGCAAATCTTTTTTCATATATTTCTGCTTTTATTTTGATATTTTTTAGTATAATTCTTATATTTAGGACATTTTGGGAGACTTAA
- the rpsF gene encoding 30S ribosomal protein S6: MKHYEVLFIVKPTLQDDEVKTKVDFVKEVITKNGGEIAAVVEMGTRKLAYKIDKYERGVYFVIYFTAPTKLIAELVRNLRINEDIIRFLTIKYENKKEISAWEKLSHGVKLSENMKKNERKAPKEPVKKDEEENKESEEEITSEE; this comes from the coding sequence ATGAAACATTACGAGGTTTTATTCATCGTTAAGCCTACTTTGCAAGATGATGAAGTAAAAACAAAAGTTGATTTCGTAAAAGAAGTCATTACTAAGAATGGCGGAGAAATAGCCGCTGTAGTCGAGATGGGAACACGCAAACTCGCTTATAAAATCGACAAATATGAGCGTGGTGTGTATTTTGTGATTTATTTCACGGCACCGACAAAATTAATTGCTGAACTTGTGCGAAATTTGCGCATAAATGAAGATATTATTCGTTTTTTGACTATCAAATATGAGAATAAAAAAGAAATTTCAGCTTGGGAAAAATTAAGCCATGGCGTAAAACTTTCGGAGAATATGAAGAAAAACGAACGAAAAGCGCCAAAAGAACCGGTAAAAAAAGACGAAGAAGAAAATAAAGAGAGCGAAGAAGAAATAACTAGCGAAGAATAA
- a CDS encoding OmpP1/FadL family transporter, translating to MNKTISLMTVLTTFAFAGGYKIPEQSGDSIATLASNVATSFGADAAYYNPANMIFLDPVHYLNLSSTCLHISSLKFKNESDKFPSKNYDTKSESANFYVPGMNFISPFLGDFRFGIALATPAGVGMNWEDPYPKSIAEKFYLRAIELAPSVAYKVNDNFSIGAGVRAAYAEGKVRNSVSGFAPSPIFPVSMDAGRDMKGDSVNFGYNLAATFKPNENLSFAATYRSKINLKLKGDAIVKSQIKGNKKDVDKFNALTQNAYSGFYDGDVKIDIPLPAVLTLATSFELDDFTFLFAYDRTFWSAFKELDFRYDERVPVSDMFDKPIEKNWHDTNTYRFGVAYKYNPKLRLMGGFAIDESAADSNKVRFELPETKAYIYSAGANYKVSENFGVTGAFFYQDRQKRHVNSADDVDFNNVVGTFERNHITFLNLSFDYNF from the coding sequence ATGAATAAAACTATATCTTTAATGACTGTTTTAACTACATTCGCTTTTGCCGGCGGATATAAAATTCCGGAGCAAAGCGGTGACAGTATAGCAACTCTTGCTTCAAATGTAGCTACAAGTTTTGGTGCCGACGCGGCTTATTACAACCCTGCAAATATGATTTTTTTAGATCCGGTTCATTATTTAAATTTATCATCTACTTGCTTACATATTTCAAGTTTAAAGTTTAAAAACGAAAGCGATAAATTTCCCAGTAAAAACTATGATACAAAATCTGAGAGCGCAAATTTTTATGTTCCTGGGATGAATTTTATAAGTCCGTTTTTAGGCGATTTTCGCTTCGGTATCGCTTTGGCTACACCTGCCGGTGTCGGTATGAACTGGGAAGATCCGTATCCGAAATCAATTGCGGAAAAATTCTATTTAAGAGCAATAGAACTTGCTCCAAGCGTCGCTTATAAAGTAAATGACAATTTTTCTATCGGCGCGGGCGTTAGAGCCGCTTATGCCGAAGGAAAAGTACGAAATTCTGTAAGTGGTTTCGCTCCGTCGCCTATTTTTCCTGTCAGTATGGATGCAGGGCGCGATATGAAAGGCGATTCGGTAAATTTCGGATATAATCTTGCAGCTACTTTCAAACCGAATGAAAATTTATCTTTTGCAGCGACTTATAGATCTAAAATAAATTTAAAATTAAAAGGTGATGCTATAGTAAAATCGCAAATAAAAGGAAATAAAAAAGATGTGGATAAATTTAATGCTTTGACACAAAATGCTTATAGCGGCTTTTATGACGGAGATGTAAAAATAGACATTCCGCTTCCTGCGGTACTTACATTAGCAACTTCATTCGAGCTTGATGATTTTACATTTTTATTTGCTTATGACCGCACATTTTGGTCAGCTTTTAAAGAACTTGATTTTCGCTATGATGAGCGGGTTCCTGTTAGTGATATGTTTGATAAACCTATTGAAAAAAATTGGCATGATACTAATACTTATAGATTCGGTGTTGCTTATAAATACAATCCAAAACTTCGCTTAATGGGCGGTTTTGCCATTGATGAGAGTGCAGCCGACAGTAATAAAGTTCGTTTTGAATTACCTGAAACAAAGGCATATATTTATTCTGCCGGTGCAAATTATAAAGTAAGTGAAAATTTTGGTGTTACAGGAGCGTTTTTTTATCAGGATCGCCAAAAAAGACATGTAAATTCTGCGGATGATGTCGATTTTAATAATGTCGTAGGTACATTTGAAAGAAATCACATTACTTTTTTAAATCTTAGTTTCGATTATAATTTTTAA
- a CDS encoding Y-family DNA polymerase, with product MGKNVVVANGSADDNEKIKEENGVVLSAGYEARKFGIKSAMPLKHAKTLCKNLIVVKADHSFYKELSIKLVKCCIK from the coding sequence ATTGGCAAAAATGTAGTTGTCGCAAATGGTTCCGCCGACGATAACGAAAAGATAAAAGAAGAAAACGGCGTTGTTTTAAGTGCCGGTTATGAGGCTAGAAAATTTGGAATAAAATCAGCAATGCCTTTAAAACATGCTAAAACACTGTGCAAAAATTTAATTGTTGTAAAGGCCGATCATAGTTTTTATAAAGAGCTCTCGATTAAACTTGTAAAATGTTGTATAAAATGA
- a CDS encoding nitroreductase family protein, with translation MKNFIREIMQNRYSCRNFNDKKIDDKTLREIINLTRLSPSSVGLEPWKFMVVSGENLTPLATICNAQKHIEKCSHAVIIISRNDIRPDDKFLRERIESKGKSKDKVEKYIAFVGSKTGRMSERELCAYTDLQGYLACANLVNIACAFGVQSCIIGGFDYNALSEFIAADGFGAPFHPCVVVALGYSDDEPAKKIRQSLDEVLVYKK, from the coding sequence ATGAAAAATTTTATACGTGAAATAATGCAAAATAGGTATTCCTGTAGAAATTTTAATGATAAAAAGATTGACGATAAAACATTAAGAGAAATTATAAATTTAACAAGATTAAGCCCCAGTTCAGTTGGTTTGGAACCATGGAAATTTATGGTTGTAAGCGGCGAAAACTTAACACCTTTAGCGACAATATGCAATGCTCAAAAACATATAGAAAAATGTTCTCACGCCGTTATAATCATAAGTCGCAACGATATAAGGCCTGATGATAAATTTTTAAGAGAGCGAATAGAAAGTAAAGGCAAAAGCAAAGATAAAGTGGAAAAATATATCGCGTTTGTCGGCTCTAAAACAGGTCGAATGAGTGAGCGTGAACTTTGTGCTTATACAGATCTGCAAGGATATTTGGCTTGCGCAAATCTTGTAAATATAGCTTGTGCATTTGGTGTTCAAAGTTGCATAATAGGCGGATTTGACTATAATGCTTTAAGCGAGTTTATAGCAGCTGACGGTTTCGGCGCGCCGTTTCACCCTTGCGTTGTCGTAGCTTTAGGATACAGTGACGATGAGCCTGCTAAAAAAATTCGCCAAAGTTTAGATGAAGTTTTGGTTTATAAAAAATAA
- the dapE gene encoding succinyl-diaminopimelate desuccinylase → MRHFDSMEILNELLKFQSITPDDDGAFNYISMILNDFEEINIDKNGVKNVIFRKTFGPGVHICFAGHIDVVKPGIGWDSDPFDPLQKDGFIYARGAQDMKSAVASMICAVSGVQNFNGTISLLLTSDEEGDAVFGTREALKFLQSRGELPDFAVVGEPTCETVFGDTIKVGRRGSINGILRINGIQGHVAYPNKCVNPVHILASKFANFAGHDFDNGNDFFEPSKLVVVDIRGGMQVCNVTPSDVSVMFNVRNSNLTDANDIKNFINDLYKDCDFDLNLKVSSNPFLTDKNSKIVQKLSQSVQKISGVCPVFTTGGGTSDARYFAEFNVDVAEFGVINDRLHAVNERVSVNEVQKLTEIYKDLIENF, encoded by the coding sequence ATGAGACATTTTGACAGTATGGAAATTTTAAATGAGCTTTTGAAATTTCAATCCATTACACCTGATGATGACGGCGCTTTTAACTATATTTCAATGATTTTAAACGATTTTGAAGAAATTAATATTGATAAAAACGGCGTTAAAAACGTGATTTTTCGAAAAACTTTCGGTCCTGGAGTGCATATTTGCTTTGCAGGTCATATTGACGTCGTAAAACCCGGAATCGGTTGGGATAGCGATCCGTTTGATCCTTTGCAAAAAGACGGTTTTATATATGCACGCGGCGCACAAGATATGAAAAGCGCCGTAGCTTCGATGATTTGTGCGGTTTCCGGGGTGCAAAATTTTAATGGCACTATTAGTCTGCTTCTTACAAGCGACGAAGAAGGAGATGCTGTTTTTGGGACGCGTGAAGCTTTAAAATTTTTACAATCTCGAGGTGAACTTCCTGATTTTGCGGTTGTCGGAGAACCTACTTGTGAAACCGTTTTCGGCGATACGATAAAGGTCGGAAGAAGAGGTTCTATAAATGGGATTTTACGAATAAACGGAATTCAAGGACACGTAGCATATCCAAATAAATGCGTAAATCCGGTGCATATTTTGGCAAGTAAATTTGCAAATTTTGCAGGACATGATTTTGATAACGGAAATGATTTTTTTGAACCGAGCAAACTTGTGGTTGTTGATATCAGGGGCGGTATGCAGGTATGCAATGTAACGCCAAGCGATGTCAGTGTTATGTTTAATGTAAGAAACTCAAATTTAACGGATGCAAACGATATTAAAAATTTTATAAACGATTTGTATAAAGATTGTGATTTTGATCTTAATTTAAAAGTTAGCTCTAATCCCTTTTTGACGGATAAAAACTCAAAAATCGTGCAAAAGTTAAGCCAAAGCGTGCAAAAAATTTCAGGTGTTTGTCCTGTTTTCACTACAGGCGGCGGCACAAGTGATGCAAGATATTTTGCCGAGTTTAATGTCGATGTTGCCGAGTTCGGTGTTATAAACGACAGATTGCACGCTGTAAATGAACGGGTAAGTGTAAATGAAGTGCAAAAATTAACTGAAATTTATAAAGATTTGATTGAAAATTTTTAA
- the rpsR gene encoding 30S ribosomal protein S18, translating to MADKRKYTRKYCKFTEAKIEFIDYKDTALLKYCLSERFKIMPRRLTGTSKKYQEMVEKAIKRARQAALIPYIVDRDNVVVNPFEILG from the coding sequence ATGGCAGATAAAAGAAAATATACACGCAAATATTGCAAATTTACAGAAGCTAAAATTGAGTTTATCGATTATAAAGACACAGCACTTTTAAAGTATTGTCTTTCAGAAAGATTTAAAATTATGCCAAGAAGATTAACAGGTACAAGCAAAAAATATCAAGAAATGGTTGAAAAAGCGATCAAACGCGCTCGCCAAGCTGCACTTATACCTTACATAGTTGATCGCGACAATGTAGTCGTAAATCCATTTGAAATTTTAGGCTAA
- a CDS encoding host-nuclease inhibitor Gam family protein: MKIESFKDIDSALKRVCELSVGIEKINGEVTLECNRIKEARKNEIERLDNEKKYIEQQITLFCEDNKHEFADKRSKEFTFGEIGYRISKSVSLPRVKTKIEALLNAIKAYGLAKECINYEEKPNKEALAELDDSDLVKLGLKRTIKDNFRIVPKIESLEIVK, translated from the coding sequence ATGAAGATAGAAAGTTTTAAAGATATAGATTCGGCGCTTAAAAGAGTGTGCGAATTAAGCGTAGGAATAGAAAAAATTAACGGCGAGGTTACGCTTGAGTGCAACCGTATAAAAGAGGCCAGAAAAAATGAGATTGAAAGGCTTGATAATGAGAAAAAATATATCGAGCAACAAATCACTCTATTTTGCGAGGACAACAAACATGAGTTTGCAGACAAAAGAAGTAAGGAATTCACATTCGGTGAAATAGGATACAGAATAAGCAAAAGCGTATCACTTCCGCGCGTAAAAACGAAAATCGAAGCGCTGCTTAATGCTATAAAGGCTTATGGACTTGCAAAAGAGTGCATAAATTACGAAGAAAAACCTAACAAAGAAGCATTAGCGGAGCTTGATGACAGCGATCTGGTAAAACTGGGGCTGAAACGCACGATAAAAGATAATTTCAGAATCGTGCCAAAAATAGAAAGTCTTGAAATTGTAAAATGA
- a CDS encoding single-stranded DNA-binding protein: MFNKVVLVGNLTRDIELRYLQNGSAVGKSAIAVTRKYNSNGEKKEETCFIDIDFWGKTAEIANQYLHKGSKVLIEGRLKLDQWQDQNGQNRSKHSIYVESMEMLGTPQNSQNGGNFGNQNSNFGGGNFNSQNNFNGYGSNQGYNGHNSNNNQNFNQNRNSGSNFGYSNQNNNKTNFSNNTPQKDDVQEEKIPDIDVNADIDEELPF; encoded by the coding sequence ATGTTTAATAAAGTAGTTTTGGTCGGAAATCTAACACGAGATATAGAGCTAAGATATTTACAAAACGGTTCGGCAGTCGGTAAATCCGCAATAGCTGTAACTCGTAAATACAATTCAAACGGTGAAAAAAAAGAAGAAACTTGTTTCATTGATATTGATTTTTGGGGTAAAACCGCAGAAATTGCAAATCAATATTTGCATAAAGGAAGCAAAGTCTTGATAGAAGGAAGACTGAAGCTTGATCAATGGCAAGACCAAAATGGGCAAAACAGAAGCAAACATAGCATTTATGTAGAAAGTATGGAAATGCTTGGAACTCCGCAAAATTCGCAAAATGGCGGGAATTTCGGTAATCAAAATTCAAATTTCGGCGGAGGAAATTTCAATTCTCAAAATAACTTTAACGGATACGGTTCAAATCAAGGTTATAACGGACATAATTCAAATAATAATCAAAATTTTAACCAAAATCGTAATAGCGGCTCAAATTTTGGATATTCAAACCAAAACAACAATAAAACAAATTTTTCAAACAATACACCTCAAAAAGATGATGTGCAAGAAGAAAAGATTCCTGATATCGACGTAAATGCCGATATAGATGAGGAATTACCATTTTAA